The nucleotide window GCCACGGCGTGCTCCACCTCCAGCTCGCCGACGATCTTGGTGCGCTCGTTGATGCGGTGCTGCAGCCCGAGCACGAAGCGGCGCAGGTCGACCTGCGACTTGTCGGTGGCCTTGGTGGGGCGGTTGTAGTTGACCTCGCCATAGCCCGTGAGCACGGTGGCGGGCTGGGCCGGCGCGGCGGCCACGGCGGGTGCCGCACCGCCCCAGCCGCCCTGCCCCGCCGGCGCCGCCTGTGCCGCCTGCGCGGCGGGCTGGCCTTGCGCGGCCTGCGGCGCCTGCCGGGCCTGCAACTGCGCGAGCTGCGCCTTCACGTCGGCCAGCTCGGCGGCGAGTTTTTCGAGCTTTTGCGCCAGCTCCGCCTGGGTGGCGGCCGGCGCCTGCTGCGCCCATGCAGGCAAGGCGGACAAGGCCAGGGACAGGCCCAGGGCCCGGGTGGCCAGTGCGGCGCCGCTGCGTTGGAAGAGGGAAGTCATAGGGAGGAACGAAACGGAGGTGGATGGAAACGCGGGGAAGAAGCGAAAAAAGCCAGGCGGTCAGGGCTGGTAGCCGTCGGTCAGCGTCTTGAGGAAGGCGACCACGTCGTCCACCTCCTCGTCGCTCAGCGCGGGCGCGTCGCCGGGCTGGCGGTCGTAGGGCACCTCGGTCACGTTCACGTTGGCCTGGTAGCGCGCGGGCAGGTCGTCGAACTTGCGCACGCTGCCGTCGGCGTTCACCGGGTACCACTTCTCGGGGTTGGTGTCGCGCTGCACGTAGAAGGTGACGGCGTCCTTCAGCGTCTTGAAGTAGCCGTTGTGGAAGAGCGCCTGGCGCAGCGCCACGTTGCGCAGCGTGGGCACCTTGAACAGGCCGCACAGGTCGCCGCGCGCGGCCAGGTCGCCGCCCGCGCGCGCACACAGGCCGAGGTCGAAGAACACCGGGTCGGCGTTCTGCCCCAGCTCGGGGTTGCGCGGCACGCCCAGGCTGTCGTAGGTGAAATCGGTGAACAGCGGCATGCTGCCGTCGGCGCCGCGCCCCGAGGGGTGGCAGGCGTTGCAGTTGCCCTTGGCGGGGTTGTTGAACAGCGCCAGGCCGCGCAGCTCCTGCGCGTCCAGCCGTGCCTTGCCGAGCAGGAAGGCGTCGTACTTGCTCGAATACGGCCGGAACGACACGTCCTCCAGCTGGTACTGCTGCAGCGCCAGCGTCAGGCGCTGGTAGGCGGCTTCGGTGTCGGCCAGGATGGCGGTGCCGAATACCTGGCGGAACTCGCCCGCATAGCTGGCGGCGGCCAGGCGGCGCAC belongs to Acidovorax sp. YS12 and includes:
- a CDS encoding cytochrome-c peroxidase; this encodes MFSTPIGGRRVRAGWAAVWAAAVAVGLSACGGGGTSAGPADIPVDTGLSPVAALGQKIFHDPTLSASGRQSCASCHEAAFGHAQPNGLAAQLGGPHLDLQGGRQSPTIRYLAGNKAFFFDTDGTPTGGFFWDGRATSLQDQAGQPFLNPVEMANGSKDEVVRRLAAASYAGEFRQVFGTAILADTEAAYQRLTLALQQYQLEDVSFRPYSSKYDAFLLGKARLDAQELRGLALFNNPAKGNCNACHPSGRGADGSMPLFTDFTYDSLGVPRNPELGQNADPVFFDLGLCARAGGDLAARGDLCGLFKVPTLRNVALRQALFHNGYFKTLKDAVTFYVQRDTNPEKWYPVNADGSVRKFDDLPARYQANVNVTEVPYDRQPGDAPALSDEEVDDVVAFLKTLTDGYQP